The Clostridium botulinum BKT015925 genome includes the window AACTTTATAGGGGGGTCTTTGACATGTTAAATGGTAAAAAGATCAGGGAGTTTAGATTAAGTTTAGGTTACACTGCAAAGGATATAGAAAGTCTAACTAAGAATCCTAAATATAAAACGTCTATTTCTAAATCCTATTTAGAAGAATTGGAAAGAGGGGATAAAAATAATCCAAGTCTTCAAAAAGTAGTTGTTCTCGCTAGTATTTTAAGATGTAAAATTGATGATTTGATATTAAATTCAGATGCATATATGTAAAGATAGAAGCTATGGTCAAAGCGCCATAGCTTTTTTAATATAAAAAAACAATTATAAATTGGTAACATTAGTAATAAAGTGGAATATTATATATTAGGATAGCTAGTCCACTAGATATTTTAATGCATTATCTAGTATTTACTAATCATAAATTTTCGAAAGATTAAAGATATGTATTGTATGAATAAATTAAGTTACATGAGATTATAAAGTGATAAATTTCAGAAGATAAAAATGGATGAGCTATTAGAAATTAAATTTTAATTAGTGAGGGGAAAATAAAATGGAAGATATAAGTTTAGTATCTCATTTATGTAAATATATAGGACAAACAGTAACTATATTTACAGAAAGTGGGGGAGAATCAGGATCAGGTTTTACAGGTATATTATTAAGTGTTAATAATTGTTATGTAAGACTTACAACTCAAGTAGGACCAGCTCCAGCATGTGCATTAGGAAATTGTTGTTCTGGAATACCAAAAGGAAATGTTGATGAATGTAGTTCATATTGTCAAAGATTTAGTTGTAACGGAAACACTGTTGGATCAGTAACAGATATTCCTGTATGCAAAATAGTATCATTTGTTCATAACGCTCTTTAATACGGAAATGAACAGCAATGAAATTTTTTGATTAAGGAGTGAATTTAAATGGATGATATAAATTTTGTAAACCACTTAAGTAAATTTGTTGGAGAGACAGTAACTATATTTACAGAAAGTGGAGGAGAATCAGGATCAGGTTTTACAGGTATACTATTAAGTGTTAATAGTTGCTATGTAAGACTTACAACTCAAGTGGGACCAGCTCCTGGATGTGCATTAGGAAATTGTTGTTCAGGAATACCAAAGGGAGATATGGGAATGGAATGTGGATGTCAGCATCAACAAAGATTTCCTTGTAAGGTAGGAAACGTTGGTTCTATATCTGATATTCCCTTATGTAAGATAGTTGCATTTGTGCACAATTCAATACAATAATAAGGAATGTTTATGAATAGTTCATTTGGCATTTGCAATATGCAAATGCCAAATTTTATTTTTTGTATTTAAATATGTTATAGGAGATTGCAATATCATATTAATATTTATAAAAACATATAAATTATAAAGAAGTATTATGTAATAGAATAGAGTAAGGGGTGAGTTCATGAAGGAGAATGAAACATTTAAAATAAAGGGTAGTGAACTTGATAAATTAGATCTTTCAACACATTTAGCAAAATACATAGGACAAACAGTTACTATATTTGTTACAACTGGAGGAGAAGGGGGAGTTGGGTTTACTGGAGTGATATTAAGTGTTAACAGATGTTTTTTAAGATTAATTACAAGAATAGGGCCAGTACCTGAATCTCCACTAGGAAATAAGTGTACATTTAAATTGGATTCTGATTATAAAACAGTATCTAATAATCTTGGATCTATTACGGATATACCAATAGATAAGATAGTAGCATTTACGCATAATTCTATATGAAAATTCTAATGAAAGGGAGTTGTTTAGATAAAGCTAAACAATTCTTTTTATTCGCAAAATACGATTTTTAACTATTTTTGAAAAAAATAATATGCAAAATTATATTTATATTTCACCAATTAAGAATATAATTTATTGCATATTGAACATAATACATATATAATGGTTAGGTTAATGAAATAAAAACGTACATTTGGAAGGAAGTTAATATGGAAAAAATTAAGTTTGAAGATTTACCAATATCAGATGAAATAAAAAGAGCAATTGCGGATATGGGATTTGAGGCTCCATCTCCAATTCAAGAAAAAGCAATTCCTTTTATATTAAGCGGAAAAGATATAATTGGTCAGGCACAAACAGGAACAGGAAAGACAGCTGCTTTCGGAATACCAGCTTTAGATACGATAGATTTAAATAATAAAAGTTTACAAATCATGGTTTTGTGTCCTACAAGAGAGTTAGCAATTCAAGCTACACAAGAAGTACATAAGCTTGGAAAATATAAAAAGGATATAAGTGTTCTTGCTGTATATGGAGGGCAACCTATAGATCGTCAAATTAAAGCTTTAAAAAGAGGTGTTCAAATAATAATAGGAACTCCAGGACGTGTAATAGATCATATAAGACGTAAGACTTTAAAAACTGACAATATAAAGATGATAGTCCTAGATGAAGCTGATGAAATGCTTGATATGGGATTTAGAGATGATATAGAAACGATAATACAAGAAATTCCACAAAACAGACAAACCATACTATTCTCAGCTACAATGGCAAAAGCAATAATAGAACTAAGCAAAAAATATCAAAATAATGCAGAATTCATAAAAGTAGTTCACAAACAATTAACAGTTCCTAATATAGAGCAAAGATATTTAGAAGTAAAAGAAAACAATAAACTTGAAGTATTATCAAGATTAATAGATATGAGAAATCCAAAATTATCTGTAATTTTCTGTAATACAAAAAAGAGAGTTGATGAAGTAGTATCACAACTTCAAGCAAGAGGATATTTTGCAGAAGGTCTTCATGGAGATATGAAACAACCTCAAAGAGATAGAGTAATGAACAAGTTTAGAAATGGAACTATTGAAATATTAGTAGCAACTGATGTAGCTGCAAGAGGAATCGATGTTGATGATGTTGAAGCTGTTTTCAATTATGATTTACCTCAAGATGAAGAATATTATGTTCATAGAATTGGTAGAACAGGAAGAGCTGGAAGATCAGGGATTGCATTTACATTTGTTGCGGGAAAAGCAATTCGTAAATTAAGAGATATTGAAAGATATACTAAGACAAAAGTTAAACGTGCAGAAATACCTTCAGCAAGTGATGTAGAAGAATTTAAAGCAAATACATTTTTAGAAAAAGTAAAAAATACTATAGAAGAAGGACATTTAGGAAAGTATATAGACTATATAGAAAATCTTCTTGATGAGGATTATGCAACTATAGATATAGCGGCAGCACTATTAAAGATGTCTTTAGGAGAAGAGAAGAAAGAAGAAATCCTAAATATTAGTGATGACATTGGAGATACAGGTGCAGAGCCAGGAATGGTTAGATTGTTTATAAATATAGGACGTAACAATAAAGTTCAAGCTAGAGATGTTATCGGAGCTATTGCAGGAGAAACAGGTATTGCAGGAAAAGTAATTGGTAAAATAGATATTTATGATAAGTTTACTTTTGTAGAAGTTCCAAAAGAAAATGCTAAAGAAGTTTTAGAGATAATGAAGAATAACACAATAAAAGGTAAAAAGATTAATATAGAACCTGCTAATGCAAGATAGAGGTTGAAAATAAACCATAAGTTTTTAAAACTTATGGTTTATTTATATTAAATAGTATCTATTGTATCAACAATAAATACGGTATTTTCTTTAGATAAATCTAATTGCTTAGGTAAATCTAATTTATTTTTGTTTTGGTCTAGTATTATATTTACTATTGGTCTTAAAGGAAAAGAAGTGTTTTGCTTTAAAACAATAGCATAATCATTGGTATTTAATTTAACAATTGTACCACAAGGATAAGCAGCTATATTTTTAATGAATGCATTTACTAATGTTTTATCAAATAAAGTTTCACTCATAGCTATTAAATATTCTAATGCTTTGTAAACCTCCATTTTTTTACAACCACTAAAATCAGATATTAAATTATCGAAGGTATCGCATATAGATACAATTTTCACTGTTTCATGCAACTTATCTTCAGTCAATCCTAAAGGGAAACCAGTTCCATCACAATATTCATGATGCATAAGTATAATTGCTTTAGATATGTAGCTTATATCGGCGTTTGTGTTCAAAATTTCATATCCATCTATAGGATGCGATTTAAATATTTCAAATTCCTCATCAGATAGAGTATTATTTTGAAGTTTTAAGATTATATCCTCAGGGGTTAGGAGTTTACCAATATCGTGTAATAGTGCTCCAATTGCCATTTGTTTAAGTTTATTTTGAGGATATTTTAAATATATTCCCATTATTATAGACAATGCGCAGACGCTTGTGCAATGCTCATAAAGATGCTGATCTTTAGATTTTATATCCGAAATATTAATTATAACTTTTTCATGAGACAATATATCTTCGATAATTGTATCAGCTGCTTTCAATATTTCATTGCTAGAACAGTGCTTATTACTTATGAATTTTCTTAATCCATTTTTTAAAATTGATTTAGTTTCTTCACGGGTCTTTTCTGAAAGCATGTCGTCTATTTCAATATCTTTAGAAAATTCATCATCGATAAAAACAGAAAATACTCCTATATTATTTAGTCTCATCTTATATCCTGGCTTTAAGTTAGTACCTGCGGCAAGGAGCATTCTACCAGAAGCATCATAAACCGCTTTAGCCAATATTTGTCCATCATTTATTTGTGAAATAGATACTTTTCTCATGTCTAACGATTCTCCTTACATAACATACAGTAAAATCATTATGCTTATAAAAATTAATTATATATTTATGATACCATACAATTAAAAGAATAAAAATATATTAATTACTTTACTTATAAATTTTTCTATTAAACGTCATAAATAGAAAAAACAAATGAATAATTATAGACTAATTTGGCACATTTGTATAATATGAGATTACAAAATTATGAATATAATATATAATTAAATTTATAATATATTTTTCTAATAAATGAAAGATTAGGGTGATGATTATGAAAGGTACTATAGTTGCTACTTGGCTTAATACTTGTAGAAAGATTTATGATAACCAAGTGGTTAGTTCAGCTATGAATTCAGTTGGGTGGAAAGAAGATAGAATATTTTCTCCTATAGAAAATGTTAGTGATAATGATGTAAAAAAGATAATGAAAAATATAGCAGATAGCAAACATATAAGTGTTAATGAGCTTTGGAGGTCCATAGGTAGGGATAATATTCTAACATTCCATAAAGATTTTCCAGCATTTTTTCAGCATGAAAATTTATATTCATTTTTTAGATCTATGTTTGATGTTCATGTAGAAATGGTTAAAAAGTTTAAAGGTGTGCAACCACCTATAATAGATATAAGGCCAATTTCTAGTAGAAAAGCTATTTTAAAATATATATCAAAAAGATGTATGTATGATTATTGTTTAGGATTGATTGATGGAAGCAAGGATTACTTTAAGGAAAATTTAAAGATAGATACTATAAGCAATAAAGATGGTGAATTGATTTTAGAATTAACGTTTGAAAAAGATATATTCTATAAAAAAGTTTATAAGTTTAATAAAATATTATCTTTAGGATTTATGAAGAATATAGCTAGTAAGGTAGGGGTATGTACGTTTTTAATATCAAGTATTTTAAGTACAGTTTTATTTGGATTTGATAATATTTTAAAAGGATGTAGTATATCTTTGGTATCATCATTAATTTCATCCTTTATAGTGTTTATGTTGTTAAGACCTGCAAAAGTTATTGAAGATGAAATTAAAAAAATTAATGATAATAATTATACAGAGGATGGAGAAATAGTTACAGGAGATATTTTTGAGAACTTATAT containing:
- a CDS encoding helix-turn-helix domain-containing protein, producing the protein MLNGKKIREFRLSLGYTAKDIESLTKNPKYKTSISKSYLEELERGDKNNPSLQKVVVLASILRCKIDDLILNSDAYM
- a CDS encoding DEAD/DEAH box helicase translates to MEKIKFEDLPISDEIKRAIADMGFEAPSPIQEKAIPFILSGKDIIGQAQTGTGKTAAFGIPALDTIDLNNKSLQIMVLCPTRELAIQATQEVHKLGKYKKDISVLAVYGGQPIDRQIKALKRGVQIIIGTPGRVIDHIRRKTLKTDNIKMIVLDEADEMLDMGFRDDIETIIQEIPQNRQTILFSATMAKAIIELSKKYQNNAEFIKVVHKQLTVPNIEQRYLEVKENNKLEVLSRLIDMRNPKLSVIFCNTKKRVDEVVSQLQARGYFAEGLHGDMKQPQRDRVMNKFRNGTIEILVATDVAARGIDVDDVEAVFNYDLPQDEEYYVHRIGRTGRAGRSGIAFTFVAGKAIRKLRDIERYTKTKVKRAEIPSASDVEEFKANTFLEKVKNTIEEGHLGKYIDYIENLLDEDYATIDIAAALLKMSLGEEKKEEILNISDDIGDTGAEPGMVRLFINIGRNNKVQARDVIGAIAGETGIAGKVIGKIDIYDKFTFVEVPKENAKEVLEIMKNNTIKGKKINIEPANAR
- a CDS encoding HD-GYP domain-containing protein produces the protein MRKVSISQINDGQILAKAVYDASGRMLLAAGTNLKPGYKMRLNNIGVFSVFIDDEFSKDIEIDDMLSEKTREETKSILKNGLRKFISNKHCSSNEILKAADTIIEDILSHEKVIINISDIKSKDQHLYEHCTSVCALSIIMGIYLKYPQNKLKQMAIGALLHDIGKLLTPEDIILKLQNNTLSDEEFEIFKSHPIDGYEILNTNADISYISKAIILMHHEYCDGTGFPLGLTEDKLHETVKIVSICDTFDNLISDFSGCKKMEVYKALEYLIAMSETLFDKTLVNAFIKNIAAYPCGTIVKLNTNDYAIVLKQNTSFPLRPIVNIILDQNKNKLDLPKQLDLSKENTVFIVDTIDTI